The nucleotide window GCCTGGCCGTTGTTGGGGTGCGTGTGTGTGTATTGCAGCCTCAGGTCGGCCGCCGCTGCCCCCTCCGGCTGAAGTCTTACCCGGTAATCGGCGCTCATTTCGACATACAGGTTGGCTTTGCTGTAGCCCACGTTGGTGTCCACCACTGCCAGAAAATCGGTGCGCGGCGCGGCGGTCAGACGGCCGTTCCACCCCAGTTCATCCAGCACCGCCTCCTCCTGCGGATAGCGCGAATACACTTGCAAATGCCCGGTCTGTAGGGCTGTGTCCATGTTCTTGCCCAACAGCGCCAGGTCCAATGAGCCAAAGTCAGTTTCGATTTTGCTCTTGATGGCCGCGGCAAAAGGACCCAAAAAATCTTTGCGATTGCCCACCCATTCGACGGCCGTTTGTCCTTCGTCCGCGCCCCACGCCTGCCGCAGGGCTTCCGTGAGGTTGTTCTGATCGAGGACGATGTCGTCTTCCGGGATGGCGACCGGGCCGATGGCCTCGATGAGCAGGTGCAAGAAGCGCTGGTCCACGGCCACCGCCCCGTCAAGGGGGGGCAAATCCCGGCCGTAACTATACAAATCCATCATCTTCTCGGCTGAAGTAGGGAAATCGGGCCAAAAATTAGCGTCGCGGAAGAGGAAGAGGTCCAGCCCCATGAATTTTTCCAGCGGTTCGGGCGGGATGTCGTAAGGCTTGTCCCGGTAGTTGTCCACGGCAAAAGCGCTGTCAAAGTCGAAATCCTGGATACGGCCGTCGCTCACCGCGATCACCCCGGCGCCGGAAATGTACCCACCGGTTGGCCGCATTTCATCTTCGTTTTGGGCCACCACCAGGTAAGTGCGTGGTCCATTGATGCCCATCATCTCTGGGGCGATGAGGGCGAATTGTAGGCCGTCTTGGGCCAGCGGCAGATAGACGTCGGCCTGGGCAAACAGGGTTTGCAGTTGGCCGGGCAACACGGCCGTATCGCCAACAGCCGCGCGGGCGGCGACCACCCTGGTAAAGGCGTCGTTGGCGGCGCGTAAATCCGGTTCGGCGGCCGCCACCACCTGGACCAACGCGGCCAGGGTGTTGGTTTGCGGGCCGCCGCCTTGCTGGATGATGGTCAGCGCCGGTTTCAGGCCGCGCACGCTGTAAGCGGCCGTGTCCAGCCCGGCTGTCGCCATCTCCAGCAACTGCGGGGCAATGACCAGTGTAGAACCCACTCTGGGAACCCAACCCAGATAAGGTGTCAGGGGCATGAAGACGGCCGTTTCCTTTTTCAAGGTCAACACGTCTCGGCGAACATCCAGCACCAGTTGTTCGGCGGCGTCCGGGTCCAGGCCGGTCAGCCCGGCGGCCGCCAGGCTTTCCAACTGCGGGCGCTGCGCCAGCAGCGATTGGGTGGCCCGATTGATGCGCCAGGCCTTTAAGCCCAACCAGCCCACCACCAACAGCCCAACGAGCAGGATGGTGATCCCGATGAATTTGCGTTTGCTGCGCCCGGTGGGGACGCCTGTGTCGGCGGTTGTCATGAATCTATTTCCTCGGCGCAAGTCAGATTGAAGGGGATGGTAAAATGGGTGTTCAAACTGGCGCGGCAGGACGGCCGTTCCTCGATATTCAGCGCCGCAAAATTGGCCGCGTCTGGCTGTTCCAGACCGGCCAATCCCGGATGCAGCCGCGCCAGCCGCGCCCGATACCAATCAAAAGCCCATAAATTTTCGTCCACCAGAATCACGTCCGGGCGCTGCCCCTCGACGTGCTGGAAGTACCACAGCGCAAAAATCGTCGGGTCGCCCGGTGTAGACACGACGGCGCCTGGCGGGATGGCGGCCAGCAAGGCTTCGGCGCGCCCCCTGATCGGCTGCTTATCGGCGCGTAGATTTTGCTCATTAAAGTTTACCAAAAGCAGGATCAGGGGCAAGCAAAGCGCCAGGATGCCCAGTTTATGATAAGTCGGAGCCAGCAGCAGACTCAGCAGCAGCCAGGCGGGCAGCGCCAGGATGATGGCGTCGTCGGGCAGATAGGCCAGGGCGAACAAGAGGTAGAGAACGGCCGTGCCTCCCAGCCACAGCGCTTGCTGTCGCTCCGGCCGGGGCAGCAGCCACACCCCGGCGGCAATGAGGGGGATGCCCGCCCAGGTGAATTGGCTGAGCCAAATAGGCAGCCAGGCAGCCAGCCGCACCGGCAAATCGGCCAGGGGTAGGGCGAAGGCGTAGCCGCGATACAACTGCCCGCTTACCAGCCACCACCAGCCGCGCAGCGTGGTTGGCTCGCCCCAGACGACGGGGCTGGCGGGGTGGGCCAGCCAGGGCAGCAGGACCAGGGGCAGCAGCCCAACCAGCCCGCCCAACAGCAGGCGGGGCCAACCGGCGCGCGGCGTCTGGGCCAGGGCCAGCGGCAGCATGAACCAGCCGGTGGGGTGGGCGGTGAGGCTAAGTCCGAGAAGAAAGCCGGTCAGCAAGGACGGCCGTTTCGTCAACAGCGCCCACAAAAACAGAGCCAGCAGCAGCAGCGCCAACCCATACACTTCGGTGATGGTCGCCTGGCTCCAGACGAGACTGGAGAAGGCAAAGGTCAGGCCAACGGCCGCAGCGGTTATCGCCGACAGCGGGCGGGCGGCGGTGGGCAGCGGCCAGCGGGCGGCCGCCAGGGTTAACACGCCGGCCGCCAGGGCGACGGTGATGGCCGAAAAAAGGTTGAAGCGGTAAGCGACCGGGTCGAAGGGCAGGTAGACGACAATCTGGCCGAGCAGCCGATACAGGGGGTAACCGGGAGGATGGGGCAGACCGCGCGTGTAGACGGCCGTCATCAATTCACCGCCGTCTACGCCATGGTTGGCCCAGGTCAGGTCAGGGGCCAGCGTTAGCCCGTAGACAACCAGGGCCGCCAGCGTGGTGAAAATGGCTGGCAGCCAGACGGCCGCGCCCCAATTCGGCGCGTCAGCTAACCCAGATCGATCTGTAGCAGGCCGCACAAGTAACCAAACCCCAGGGCCAGAGCGCGCAAGCCCAACATGAAGGGGGCGATAAACATCACCGCTTTATCGCGCCGCCATGCCTTGCCCAGGAAGGGCAGGGTGGAGGCCAGGAAGATGACTGTCAGCAGGAAGGTGAGCAGCCAGACAAACGGCAAAAGCAGGGAAACGGCCGTGCTGGCGACTATCACACCCATCAGGGCAATCTGCAATTTTTGGGAGTGGGGCGTGTAGGTGTCTTCGATGAGCCGTTCGGGGAACTGGCGCACCACACGGGCGTTCCAGTAGCCGTTGAAAAATTTTTTACGGCCGTAGGCCGGCAGCGTATGGGCATGGGTGTGGGCAACGACGGCGCGGGGCTGGAACACCATTTTGTAGCCCCGCGAAGCCAGCCGGTAAGACAGCTCCCGGTCTTCGACTGAGGCTGTGGTGAACTGCTCGTCGAAGCCATTGTTGTCCAGCAGCGCCTGGCGGCGGCAGGCGGCCGAATAAGAATCCATGAAGCTGATGGCGTCGTAATTCAGCAGCCTGTCGTATTTGTCTTCGTATTCCAACTGGACGAAGCGGGCGGTCAGCTCTTTTTGCTGGGTGATATAGCGGCCTTTGACGGCCGTTGTCCCTTCATCCGCCAGCAGCGGCGCAACCAGCGCCGCCAGCCAATCAGGCTGGGGCACGCAGTCGGCGTCGGTGAAGCAGATGATGTCGCCCTGGGCAGCGCGCAGGCCGTTGTTGCGGGCAGCGGCCGGCCCTCTTGGCGGCTGCTGGATCACCGTCGCCCCGGCGGCGGTGGCCCGCTGTGCCGTCTCGTCGTCGGAGCCATCATCTACGACGATGACTTCATAGGGCTGCGGCACGCCGCGCTGCTGCAAAACGGCCGTCACACACTCCGCGATGATCGCCTGGGCATTGTGGGCAGGGATGATGATGGAAATCATAGTCTGGAAATCAATGGTCAATGGTCAATGTCGCTGTCGCTGCGCGACAACTTCGCCCCTGTCAATCGCCAAACCTCAATCGCCAATCTGTGCGCCAGGCGGCGATGGCCCCTAATAGAAGCTGCGGCGTAATGATGAGCAAATGAAAGACCACCGCGTAACTGATAGCAACCGCTTCATTCGTGTAGCCAAATTGGCGCAGCATAAAAACAACGGCAAATTCAAAGACGCCAATTTTGGCCGGCGTGGGCACGGGTAGGGCGGCAGCGACGGTGACGCCCAGGTTAAGCAAGACGGCTTCGGTGAGGCCAAAGGGCAGGTGGAACGCCGGAAACAAGGCGTAGGGCATCAGCACCGACAAGACGACGATGAGAATGGAACGGGCCAGCAGTCCTAACAAGGTTTTGGCGCTGCGCATGGCGGCCAGACCGGTGAGGCCGGAGGTGATAAATTGCCGCAGGCGGCGCTGCATAGTGGGGGGGAACGGCCGTAACACCCCCTCCGCCACCCGTATCACCCATTCGCTCTGGTAAGCGATCAGATACAAAACGGCAAAGGCCAACAGCGCGGCCACGCCCAGCACCAGGCCCTGTTGGGTAATAAAATCCGGCACAATAACAAAGGGGAGAATGGCAACCACCGTCAGCAGCAGCATGATCAGGTCCAGCGTTTTTTCCAGCACCAGAGTTCCCAGACCGGCCATTTTGCTGATGCCACTCTGTTGGTGCAGGGCGTAAACGCGGGCCAGATCGCCGAGGCGCATGAAGGAGACGGCCGTATTCACAAACTGCCCCAATATCAATGCCCAAAACGCCGCGCCAAACGTGGGGCGCGGCGACGGTGGCGCAAATTGAAGCTGCCAGCGCCACGCCTTAGCCAGCAGCGTCAGCAAAAAGACGAGCAACGCCAGACCGATAAACACCGGTTCCGCCTGCGCCAACGCCCGGCCAATTTCCGCCAGGGTAATTTGCCGCAGCACATACCAGACGCCCCACACCAGCAGCGCCAGACCAACGGCGGCATTGAGCCAGGAGAGCAGCTTTTTAGCCGGATTGGGTTGTGGTGGGCCGGAAACGCGCTCCTGTTCTTTAGCGATCAAAATACCCCCTTGCGTGTAAAGTTCAGCGCCGGTTCTACAACGAGACAGGTCATGTGTCAAGAATTTGGCGGCGCGGTGTGTTCGGGCCGGGCAATGTGGGCGCTGGGGTCGCCAAACAGGGTAAAGGTGTCGCTGATTTCTTGCAGGCTGGTGTTGGTCGCGCCGGGCAGGGTGCGTTTGGCCGTCTGAAAAGCGTCGCCGATGCGGCTGACGGCCGGATCGTTCAACTGAGTCAGCAGCGCCGCAGCGAACGGCTCCTGGCTCGAAGAAAGCGTCAGGCTGGTGGCGGCGATGGACAACACCGGGCCGGTGGCGTGGTTAAACATCACCTCAGTGAGGGAGGGCTGCTCCGGGTGGGTGAACAGGCCGGTGAGGCAGGTAAGCTGCACGACGATGGGCGGCGCACTGTTTTGCAGCCTGTTCACGGCGTCCAACGTGAAGACGTTGTCTTTGCCCCACTGCGCCAGACTGCCGTGGCCGACGTAAGTCGCCAGCCAGGCGCCATCGTTCCAATGGGTGACAACTTCGTCGGCGGTGGGGCCGGTCAGTAGAGTGACGCTCGTTTCGTCCAGGCCGCTGTTTTGCACCAGAC belongs to Candidatus Leptovillus gracilis and includes:
- a CDS encoding DUF2723 domain-containing protein, encoding MRPATDRSGLADAPNWGAAVWLPAIFTTLAALVVYGLTLAPDLTWANHGVDGGELMTAVYTRGLPHPPGYPLYRLLGQIVVYLPFDPVAYRFNLFSAITVALAAGVLTLAAARWPLPTAARPLSAITAAAVGLTFAFSSLVWSQATITEVYGLALLLLALFLWALLTKRPSLLTGFLLGLSLTAHPTGWFMLPLALAQTPRAGWPRLLLGGLVGLLPLVLLPWLAHPASPVVWGEPTTLRGWWWLVSGQLYRGYAFALPLADLPVRLAAWLPIWLSQFTWAGIPLIAAGVWLLPRPERQQALWLGGTAVLYLLFALAYLPDDAIILALPAWLLLSLLLAPTYHKLGILALCLPLILLLVNFNEQNLRADKQPIRGRAEALLAAIPPGAVVSTPGDPTIFALWYFQHVEGQRPDVILVDENLWAFDWYRARLARLHPGLAGLEQPDAANFAALNIEERPSCRASLNTHFTIPFNLTCAEEIDS
- a CDS encoding glycosyltransferase, which codes for MISIIIPAHNAQAIIAECVTAVLQQRGVPQPYEVIVVDDGSDDETAQRATAAGATVIQQPPRGPAAARNNGLRAAQGDIICFTDADCVPQPDWLAALVAPLLADEGTTAVKGRYITQQKELTARFVQLEYEDKYDRLLNYDAISFMDSYSAACRRQALLDNNGFDEQFTTASVEDRELSYRLASRGYKMVFQPRAVVAHTHAHTLPAYGRKKFFNGYWNARVVRQFPERLIEDTYTPHSQKLQIALMGVIVASTAVSLLLPFVWLLTFLLTVIFLASTLPFLGKAWRRDKAVMFIAPFMLGLRALALGFGYLCGLLQIDLG
- a CDS encoding DUF4012 domain-containing protein; the protein is MTTADTGVPTGRSKRKFIGITILLVGLLVVGWLGLKAWRINRATQSLLAQRPQLESLAAAGLTGLDPDAAEQLVLDVRRDVLTLKKETAVFMPLTPYLGWVPRVGSTLVIAPQLLEMATAGLDTAAYSVRGLKPALTIIQQGGGPQTNTLAALVQVVAAAEPDLRAANDAFTRVVAARAAVGDTAVLPGQLQTLFAQADVYLPLAQDGLQFALIAPEMMGINGPRTYLVVAQNEDEMRPTGGYISGAGVIAVSDGRIQDFDFDSAFAVDNYRDKPYDIPPEPLEKFMGLDLFLFRDANFWPDFPTSAEKMMDLYSYGRDLPPLDGAVAVDQRFLHLLIEAIGPVAIPEDDIVLDQNNLTEALRQAWGADEGQTAVEWVGNRKDFLGPFAAAIKSKIETDFGSLDLALLGKNMDTALQTGHLQVYSRYPQEEAVLDELGWNGRLTAAPRTDFLAVVDTNVGYSKANLYVEMSADYRVRLQPEGAAAADLRLQYTHTHPNNGQACVHYNIDIYAQLPDYLTLADACLWNYLRLYVPAGSQLISATEHIIPGEAHRFGQTWQGAAQTIPEMPNLTTFATYFLLPTGQTVNSQFQYTLPTVVEASGDGRQTYQLNVVKQAGSRAYPLTISVTLPPGRQFLAAAPAPTAVNGQTVQFQITVDTDVLITLQYQ
- a CDS encoding flippase-like domain-containing protein yields the protein MIAKEQERVSGPPQPNPAKKLLSWLNAAVGLALLVWGVWYVLRQITLAEIGRALAQAEPVFIGLALLVFLLTLLAKAWRWQLQFAPPSPRPTFGAAFWALILGQFVNTAVSFMRLGDLARVYALHQQSGISKMAGLGTLVLEKTLDLIMLLLTVVAILPFVIVPDFITQQGLVLGVAALLAFAVLYLIAYQSEWVIRVAEGVLRPFPPTMQRRLRQFITSGLTGLAAMRSAKTLLGLLARSILIVVLSVLMPYALFPAFHLPFGLTEAVLLNLGVTVAAALPVPTPAKIGVFEFAVVFMLRQFGYTNEAVAISYAVVFHLLIITPQLLLGAIAAWRTDWRLRFGD